In the Colletotrichum lupini chromosome 1, complete sequence genome, one interval contains:
- a CDS encoding amino acid permease — protein MSGSEQLKGPVESVPNDRVSLDSYGSSVRHNSDGLQRRLNNRQIQLIAIGGTIGTGLFVTIGGGLAKGGPGSLLIAYTLYACVVALVNNSIAEMSTYMPVSGGFIRLAGVWVDDALGFMVGWNYFIYEALLIPFEITALNLVCSFWNEKITEPGPTAGFCIAIIIAYGLLNVVAVGIFGEAEFWLSGGKVLLIFILFLFTFITMVGGNPAHDAYGFRYWKEPGAFAEYMTQGNTGRMEGFMGALATATFTIVGPEYISMIAAEAKHPSLYIKGAFKTVYLRFGLFFVGAALTCGIVLPYNNQTLIDIYITGTGSGGTAAASPWVMAMENLKIQGLPHLVNALLFTTIFSAGNTYVYCATRSLYSLALDGRAPALLRKTTKNGVPVYCFAVTMVFPLLSFLQCGSGSAKVLNWLLALITGGGVINYLVMSITYINFYHACKAQGLDRKTLPYCGYLQPYGAYVALFLQTIVILVYGWSAFRPKFDVGGFFSNYTMQLVAPLLFIFWKVLKRTHWLKPHEVDLTWDRPIIEAYEQHALVHEPPTTFWREMLQMIGIGRSKVIKGEKA, from the exons ATGTCGGGTTCCGAGCAACTCAAGGGCCCGGTTGAGTCCGTCCCCAACGACAGGGTCTCTCTCGACAGCTATGGCTCCTCCGTGCGACACAACTCCGATGGCCTCCAGCGCCGCCTGAACAACCGTCAGATTCAACTGATTGCCATCGGAGGCACAATTGGTACCGGCCTGTTCGTCACCATCGGCGGCGGCCTCGCCAAGGGCGGTCCCGGAAGTCTGCTCATTGCCTACACCCTCTACGCCTGCGTCGTCGCCCTCGTTAACAACTCCATCGCCGAGATGAGCACCTACATGCCCGTGTCTGGTGGCTTTATTCGTCTGGCCGGTGTCTGGGTTGACGATGCTCTCGGCTTTATGGTTGGCTGGAACTACTTCATCTACGAGGCATTGCTTATCCCGTTCGAAATTACCGCGCTTAATCTCGTGTGCTCTTTCTGGAACGAAAAGATTACGGAGCCGGGTCCGACGGCGGGTTTCTGCATCGCCATCATCATCGCGTACGG TCTACTGAATGTTGTTGCCGTCGGCATCTTTGGTGAAGCTGAATTCTGGCTCTCAGGCGGCAAGGTCCTGCTCATCttcatcctcttcctcttcaccTTCATCACGATGGTCGGAGGAAACCCCGCCCACGATGCCTACGGATTCCGATACTGGAAGGAGCCCGGCGCATTCGCGGAATACATGACACAGGGTAATACCGGTCGCATGGAAGGCTTCATGGGTGCTCTGGCCACTGCCACGTTCACCATTGTCGGCCCGGAATACATTTCCATGATCGCCGCCGAGGCGAAGCACCCGAGCTTGTACATCAAGGGCGCCTTCAAGACCGTCTACCTGCGTTTCggcctcttcttcgtcgGCGCCGCTTTGACCTGCGGTATCGTGCTCCCCTACAACAATCAGACCCTCATCGACATCTACATCACCGGAACCGGCAGCGGTGGCACCGCCGCTGCCTCCCCGTGGGTCATGGCCATGGAGAACCTCAAGATCCAGGGTCTCCCCCACTTGGTCAATGCTCTGCTCTTCACCACCATCTTCTCCGCCGGTAACACCTACGTCTACTGCGCGACCCGGTCCCTGTACAGTTTAGCGCTCGACGGTCGCGCCCCGGCTCTGCTCCGCAAGACCACCAAGAACGGTGTGCCTGTCTACTGCTTCGCCGTCACCATGGTCTTCCCCTTGCTCTCCTTCCTGCAGTGCGGCAGCGGCTCCGCAAAGGTGCTCAACTGGCTGCTGGCCCTCATCACGGGCGGCGGTGTCATCAACTACCTCGTCATGTCCATCACGTACATCAACTTCTACCACGCGTGCAAGGCCCAGGGTCTCGACCGCAAGACGCTGCCCTACTGCGGATACCTCCAGCCCTACGGCGCCTACGTTGCCCTCTTCTTGCAGACCATTGTCATTCTCGTCTACGGATGGTCCGCCTTCCGCCCCAAGTTCGATGTCGGAGGCTTCTTCTCCAACTACACGATGCAGCTTGTCGCGCCTCTCCTGTTCATCTTCTGGAAGGTCCTTAAGCGCACTCACTGGCTCAAGCCCCATGAGGTGGACTTGACGTGGGACCGCCCCATTATCGAGGCCTATGAGCAGCATGCTTTGGTGCACGAGCCTCCTACCACCTTCTGGAGGGAGATGCTCCAGATGATTGGAATTGGTCGCAGTAAGGTGATCAAGGGCGAGAAGGCTTGA
- a CDS encoding alcohol dehydrogenase, with product MAKTFQFQDIQVNSPGFGAMGLSFGLGSNLSLEEAEPVLLKAIELGCTFWDTAVVYQAGVNEKLLGDFIRKHNVRDKVFIASKCGFDVFGSGGITNSASHIKQYIEGTIERLGFTPDLYYLHRIDPNTPLEESITALDEIRKAGKTKYIGLSECSAATLLKANSIAKIDALQAEYSAFETIHETDGLIEAAKELGVAYVAYSPLGHGWLVDDFQYKSPDDFAPNDFRRGSPKFQGENFYKNKAIVDEIKKLAVRKGVTLPQIALAWVAAQGMIPIPGTTKAKRLEENWVSRDVVFSDEERVEMRKIIDAAKPHGNRYNPTQQAMVGH from the exons ATGGCTAAGACTTTCCAATTCCAGGACATCCAAGTCAACTCGCCAGGCTTCGGCGCCATGGGCCTGAGTTTCGGCCTGGGAAGCAATCTGAGCTTGGAAGAAGCTGAACCCGTTCTACTTAAGGCAATTGAGCTCGGATGCACATTCTGGGATACAGCA GTTGTTTACCAGGCTGGTGTTAACGAGAAGCTTCTCGGCGACTTCATCAGAAAGCACAACGTGCGGGACAAGGTGTTCA TCGCTTCCAAGTGTGGATTTGACGTTTTTGGCTCCGGCGGTATCACCAACTCTGCTTCTCACATCAAGCAGTACATCGAGGGCACTATCGAGAGACTTGGTTTCACTCCTGACCTCTACTACCTTCATCGCATTGATCCCA ACACGCCCCTCGAGGAGTCCATTACAGCGCTCGATGAGATCCGCAAGGCGGGCAAGACGAAGTACATCGGTCTTTCTGAGTGCTCAGCGGCCACCCTTCTCAAGGCCAACTCAA TTGCCAAGATCGATGCGCTTCAAGCCGAGTACTCAGCTTTCGAGACCATCCACGAGACTGACGGCTTGATTGAAGCTGCAAAGGAGCTCGGAGTTGCATATGTGGCTTACAGCCCCCTGGGTCACGGATGGCTCGTTGATGACTTCCAGTACAAGAGTCCAGACGACTTTGCACCCAACGATTTCCGTCGTGGAA GTCCTAAGTTCCAGGGCGAGAACTTCTACAAGAACAAGGCTATTGTTGATGAGATCAAGAAGCTTGCTGTGCGCAAGGGAGTCACGCTGCCTCAGATTGCCCTTGCCTGGGTTGCCGCTCAGGGAATGATTCCTATTCCTGGCACAACAAAGGCCAAGAGATTAGAAGAGAACTGGGTATCAAGAGACGTTGTTTTCTCCGACGAGGAGAGGGTGGAGATGCGGAAGATTATCGATGCGGCGAAGCCGCATGGAAACAGATACAACCCAACCCAGCAGGCTATGGTTGGGCACTAA